The Engystomops pustulosus chromosome 4, aEngPut4.maternal, whole genome shotgun sequence genome contains a region encoding:
- the LOC140126123 gene encoding E3 ubiquitin-protein ligase TRIM21-like translates to MGVTTTCPASDICSFSFTCLLSVMASADLREELDCSICLTTYTDPVMLRCGHNFCRVCIDRVLDTQDGSGGYSCPECREEFQERPALMRNLALRKIMENLLTTQPTPRETGIFCSYCVDSPVPAVMSCLHCEASLCDKHLKVHSKSPEHVLSDPSTSLENRKCSVHKEVLKYYCTKENICICVSCSLAGEHRGHQVEMLDEASEKKKKKLRNVLQKLITKREETEKRVQSLEESWRKAQEKASGEAERVTALFIDLRRRLDDLEKRVLSDISRQEKAESLSLSALIQKLEIQKDELSRKMRHIEELCNMTDPLTVLQEPDTGDLCDPEEGGGDEDTGGHDNQRHDVDGLDVTVISDTLHTLCDIISGIRSGIYVMVPVDILLDVNTANNNLHISDDLKTATWTQEKQNRPETAERFQDYQVMSSRRFTSGRHYWDVEGSRSGRWRWRVGMCYPSIDRRGRQSYIGDNNKSWSLMRNNNEYYVIHDSNKIRLPHNISSNGVRICLDYEAGELSFYELCDPIRHLHTFTTSFTEPLHAALCIFSPLFRCGSICLRICS, encoded by the coding sequence ATGGGTGTGACTACAACTTGTCCTGCCTCAGACATATGTAGTTTCAGTTTCACCTGCCTTCTATCAGTCATGGCGTCTGCTGACCTGAGAGAGGAGCTGGACTGCTCCATCTGTCTGACCACTTATACAGATCCTGTAATgctgagatgtggacacaacttctgccgggtcTGTATTGATCGTGTGCTGGATACACAGGACGGGTCTGGGGGTTATTCCTGTCCTGAATGTAGGGAAGAGTTTCAGGAGCGGCCGGCACTGATGAGGAACTTAGCTCTGCGGAAGATAATGGAGAATTTACTGACTACTCAACCAACACCGAGAGAAACCGGGATCTTCTGCTCTTACTGTGTGGactctcctgtacctgctgtgatgtCCTGTCTACATTGTGAGGCTTCTCTGTGTGATAAACACCTGAAAGTCCACAGCAAGTCACCAGAACACGTCTTATctgaccccagcacttccctggAGAACAGGAAATGTTCTGTCCATAAGGAAGTGTTAAAGTATTACTGTACTAAGGAGAAcatctgtatctgtgtgtcctgcagtttGGCCGGAGAACATCGGGGGCACCAGGTGGAGATGCTGGATGAGGCCTctgagaaaaaaaagaagaaactgAGAAATGTTCTCCAGAAACTGATCACaaagagagaggagactgagaaaagagtccagagtctggaggagagctggagaaaagctcaagaaaaagcatctggagaagctgagagagtcactgccctgttTATAGACCTCAGGAGACGACTGGACGACCTGGAGAAGAGGGTCCTGAGTGACATCTCCAGGCAGGAGAAGGCAGAGTCCCTCTCACTGTCTGCTCTGATCCAGAAGCTGGAGATACAGAAGGACGAGCTGTCCAGGAAGATGAGgcacattgaggagctgtgtaacatgactgatccactgactgtgttacaggaaccagacacaggtgacttgtgtgatcctgaggaggggggaggtgatgaggacacagggggacatgataacCAGCGCCATGATGTAGatggtctggatgtgactgtgatctcagacacattacacacattatgtGACATAATATCAGGTATAAGGAGCGGGATCTATGTGATGGTCCCTGTAGACATATTACTAGATGTAAACACggctaataataatctccatatatCAGACGACCTGAAAACTGCAACCTGGACACAAGAGAAGCAGAATCGTCCAGAAACAGCAGAGAGATTCCAGGATTATCAGGTGATGAGCAGCCGGAGATTTACCTCAGGACGacattactgggatgtggagGGCAGTAGATcagggaggtggaggtggagggtcGGGATGTGTTATCCCAGTATAGACAGGAGGGGGCGCCAGTCATACATTGGAGATAATAACAAGTCCTGGAGCTTGATGAGGAATAATAATGAGTAttatgtgatacatgacagtaatAAGATCCGGTTACCTCACAATATCTCCAGTAATGGAGTCCGGATCTGTCTGGATTATGAGGCGGGGGAGTTGTCCTTCtatgagctgtgtgaccccatcagacacttacacaccttcaccacctCCTTCACCGAGCCTCTTCATGCTGCATTATGTATATTCTCCCCACTGTTTAGATGTGGAAGTATCTGTTTAAGAATCTGTAGCTAA